A segment of the Leptolyngbya sp. NIES-3755 genome:
CAGTAACGGACGTAATTGCTCTACATTTTTCAGTGCATCTCTCCAGGTAATGTCTCCCCCATTCACTAGCACGGTCACCGAGGGCGCACTTTTCGCAATTTCGGTCGCGGCGGCTGCCATCCAATGAGATTCATCTCCCCAATCTGAACCCGGAACCAGCAAGAAATGAGAATGATGAGGTTCTAAGGGAGCCGCTGATTCAGAAGAGGACTCCCCGCCGGGTAAGATTGCAAGCTCGATCGGAGTCACCCCAATTAACGGAAACGTCCCTGCGATTCGTTCTCTAGCATGTCCCATCAAGCGCATCACCCCTGCATCTGTGCCACCATCGACCACTGCGGCTTTCCATTGCTCTGCGATCGGGGCTAAGACTGATTCAAAGACTTGCTTCACCAGTTCGTAATCGGACGGGCTTAATTTACTTGCGCCACCAATCACGACAAGAACTGGACGATCGTGATCGATCTGAAGCGATCGAATCGTTGCACCAACTTGTTCTAGTGACTCTAACTCTGCGATCGTGGCAGTGGATTGCATCGAAAATTTAACTTTTAAGGGGGTTGACA
Coding sequences within it:
- a CDS encoding hypothetical protein (similar to AA sequence:cyanobase_aa:LBDG_01540), with the translated sequence MSTPLKVKFSMQSTATIAELESLEQVGATIRSLQIDHDRPVLVVIGGASKLSPSDYELVKQVFESVLAPIAEQWKAAVVDGGTDAGVMRLMGHARERIAGTFPLIGVTPIELAILPGGESSSESAAPLEPHHSHFLLVPGSDWGDESHWMAAAATEIAKSAPSVTVLVNGGDITWRDALKNVEQLRPLLVIDGSGRTANILAAGLRGEPTDDRAIPLIESGLVQSIELTNLVELRTAIETIFQQSR